The Haloarcula sp. DT43 genome includes a region encoding these proteins:
- a CDS encoding ArsR/SmtB family transcription factor, with amino-acid sequence MASAFPHHPPVEYAPREQTSVVVDGTEPTDVLQILSSETAQEILGALRDEPRTASDIADAVDRSLQSVSYHLDRLRRANLIEAVETWYSEKGTEMTVYALAAERLVVQFGDTGDRSV; translated from the coding sequence ATGGCAAGCGCCTTCCCCCACCACCCGCCGGTCGAGTACGCACCCCGAGAGCAGACGAGCGTCGTCGTCGACGGCACCGAACCGACCGACGTGTTGCAAATTCTCTCGTCCGAGACAGCACAGGAGATACTTGGGGCGCTCAGAGACGAACCGCGCACCGCGTCGGACATCGCCGACGCCGTCGACCGGTCGCTCCAGAGCGTCTCCTATCACCTCGACCGCCTCCGCAGGGCGAACCTCATCGAAGCCGTCGAGACGTGGTACTCGGAGAAGGGGACGGAGATGACGGTGTACGCACTCGCTGCGGAACGACTCGTCGTGCAGTTCGGTGACACCGGCGACCGGTCCGTCTGA
- a CDS encoding LLM class flavin-dependent oxidoreductase — MDLSIVDLSPVPDTGTATEAYANTVEAAQQAERLGYSRFWVAEHHGMGETLAGTTPEVLLGHLAAETDSIRLGSGAVLLNHYSPFKVAEVFGSLDALAPGRIDAGLGRANGSPAVDRALGTARRVRDPDEDHAEKIEAVVSHLYDGYPDGHAYSDLEIPLSGGDPPAPWVLGSSPSSAAIAGELGLPYCFAAFIRPELATRAFEEYRNRFDPSSLAGGVDEPHGMVAVNAVCGETDREAARLRAVAEASFKRMERGVIGTTPSVEEAIDELGGVPEPTPATLDAGEWPRAISGSPDTLDGLLEQLADRVGADEVMIQHAVGDHADGLRSHELLADGVGLSPR; from the coding sequence ATGGACCTCTCTATCGTCGACCTCTCTCCGGTTCCCGATACCGGCACCGCGACCGAGGCGTACGCGAACACCGTCGAGGCCGCACAGCAGGCCGAACGGCTCGGCTACTCCCGGTTCTGGGTCGCGGAACACCACGGGATGGGGGAGACTCTCGCGGGGACGACCCCCGAGGTACTGCTCGGCCACCTCGCCGCCGAGACCGACTCGATTCGGCTCGGTTCGGGGGCGGTACTGCTCAACCACTACAGCCCGTTCAAAGTCGCCGAGGTGTTCGGCTCCCTCGATGCGCTCGCGCCGGGGCGTATCGACGCCGGACTGGGGCGGGCCAACGGCTCGCCGGCCGTCGACCGCGCGCTCGGGACGGCCCGCCGCGTCCGCGACCCCGACGAGGACCACGCGGAGAAAATCGAGGCCGTCGTCTCGCACCTCTACGACGGCTATCCCGACGGCCACGCCTACAGCGACCTGGAAATCCCACTCTCTGGCGGGGACCCGCCCGCCCCGTGGGTTCTCGGGTCGAGTCCGTCCAGCGCTGCCATCGCTGGCGAACTCGGCCTGCCCTACTGTTTTGCGGCGTTCATCCGGCCCGAACTGGCCACCCGCGCCTTCGAGGAATACCGGAACCGCTTCGACCCGTCGTCGCTGGCCGGTGGCGTCGACGAGCCACACGGGATGGTCGCGGTGAACGCGGTCTGTGGCGAGACCGACCGCGAAGCGGCGCGGCTCCGGGCCGTGGCCGAAGCGTCGTTCAAACGGATGGAGCGGGGAGTCATCGGTACGACGCCGTCGGTCGAGGAGGCTATCGACGAGCTCGGGGGCGTGCCCGAACCGACGCCGGCCACGCTCGACGCCGGCGAGTGGCCCCGAGCGATTTCCGGCAGCCCGGACACGCTCGACGGCCTTCTCGAACAGCTCGCCGACCGCGTCGGGGCCGACGAGGTGATGATACAACACGCCGTCGGCGACCACGCCGACGGGCTCCGCTCCCACGAACTGCTCGCCGACGGCGTCGGCCTCTCACCGCGGTGA
- the dgoD gene encoding galactonate dehydratase, whose amino-acid sequence MQITDFELFAVPPRWLLLKLETDEGVVGWGEPIVQGRLETVRAAVTELVEAYLLGADPLRTEYHWRKLYQSGYFRGGPILMSALAGIDHALWDIKGKHYGAPVHELLGGHVRDKLLVYQWLGGDDPEDVAAAAKEDRERGYKAFKFNFAREFRPIETPEAVDHAVERVAAIRDAVGDDAFVGVDFHGRVSKPMAADLVERLEQFDLMFIDQPLLPEQDDSFAQVAERTTVPIATGERFYSRYDFKRLLVDDGVSIIQPDVTHVGGISEMRKVASMAEAFDVAVVPHCPLGPIAFAASLQVAFCTQNVVMHEQDLDLHDPAASQRLKALEDPGTFQFEDGYVRRPTGPGLGIDVDEACIREQAQTQVNWYNPVWHHEDGSIAEW is encoded by the coding sequence ATGCAAATCACCGACTTCGAACTGTTCGCCGTGCCGCCGCGGTGGTTGCTCCTGAAGTTGGAAACCGACGAGGGAGTCGTCGGCTGGGGCGAGCCAATCGTCCAGGGCCGGTTAGAGACCGTTCGGGCCGCGGTCACGGAGCTCGTCGAGGCGTATCTCCTCGGTGCCGACCCGCTCCGGACCGAGTACCACTGGCGGAAGCTCTACCAGAGCGGGTACTTCCGGGGCGGCCCGATTCTCATGAGCGCGCTCGCCGGCATCGACCACGCGCTGTGGGACATCAAGGGGAAACACTACGGCGCGCCGGTCCACGAGCTACTCGGCGGGCACGTCCGCGACAAACTGCTCGTCTACCAGTGGCTCGGCGGCGACGACCCCGAAGACGTGGCGGCCGCCGCGAAGGAGGACCGGGAGCGCGGCTACAAGGCGTTCAAGTTCAACTTCGCCAGGGAGTTCCGGCCGATAGAGACGCCGGAGGCAGTCGACCACGCGGTCGAGCGCGTGGCGGCCATCCGCGACGCCGTCGGCGACGACGCCTTCGTCGGCGTCGACTTCCACGGCCGCGTCTCGAAACCGATGGCCGCCGACCTCGTCGAGCGCCTCGAACAGTTCGACCTGATGTTCATCGACCAGCCGCTGCTCCCCGAACAGGACGACTCGTTTGCCCAGGTCGCCGAGCGGACGACCGTGCCGATAGCCACGGGCGAGCGGTTCTACTCCCGGTACGATTTCAAGCGCCTCCTCGTCGACGACGGGGTGTCGATAATCCAGCCCGACGTGACACACGTCGGCGGCATCAGCGAGATGCGCAAGGTCGCGTCGATGGCCGAAGCGTTCGACGTCGCCGTCGTCCCGCACTGCCCGCTCGGCCCCATCGCCTTTGCTGCGAGTCTGCAGGTCGCGTTCTGTACCCAGAACGTCGTGATGCACGAACAGGACCTGGACCTGCACGACCCGGCGGCGAGCCAGCGACTCAAAGCCCTGGAAGACCCCGGGACGTTCCAGTTCGAAGACGGCTACGTCAGGCGGCCGACCGGCCCCGGGCTCGGCATCGATGTCGACGAGGCCTGCATCCGCGAGCAGGCCCAGACGCAGGTCAACTGGTACAATCCGGTCTGGCACCACGAGGACGGCAGCATCGCGGAGTGGTGA
- a CDS encoding GbsR/MarR family transcriptional regulator: protein MSDEDSAVARERVIESMEQSAEVYGLSRSAGRIYGVLYFADAPLSIPELVDETGYAKSTVSNVTRTLSRIGLVHRRSSDGGGRRVRFEAEREVWFILQDVFQQYLLREVQTTLRTIRRAEKQLPGDAREGALVRDLRETYEDLAEIVQLTSEYSAAELREALEAYEG from the coding sequence ATGAGTGACGAGGACAGCGCGGTCGCACGCGAACGAGTCATCGAGTCGATGGAGCAATCGGCCGAGGTGTACGGCCTCAGCCGGAGCGCCGGGCGCATCTACGGCGTCCTGTACTTCGCCGATGCCCCGCTTTCCATCCCGGAACTCGTCGACGAGACCGGCTACGCGAAGTCGACGGTCAGCAACGTCACGCGGACGCTGTCGCGCATCGGTCTCGTCCACCGGCGGTCGTCGGACGGGGGCGGCAGACGCGTCCGGTTCGAGGCCGAGCGGGAGGTCTGGTTCATCCTGCAGGACGTGTTCCAGCAGTACCTCCTGCGGGAAGTCCAGACGACGCTCCGGACGATTCGCCGGGCGGAGAAGCAACTGCCGGGGGACGCCCGCGAGGGGGCGCTCGTCCGGGACCTCCGGGAGACCTACGAGGACCTGGCGGAAATCGTGCAACTCACCTCGGAGTACTCGGCCGCGGAACTCCGCGAGGCGCTCGAAGCGTACGAGGGGTAG
- a CDS encoding SDR family NAD(P)-dependent oxidoreductase translates to MSVLDSFSLDGETAIVTGAAQGLGKQMATGLTEMGADVAIADVNIDKAEQTASELDGETEVIATEVDVTDEASVEAMVADVTDRLGPIDVLVNNAGIVENSPAEETDIESWRRVVSVNLDGVFLCAKHVGQRMLERGEGRIVNISSMSGFDVNVPQKQASYNTTKAGVRMLTQSLAVEWGGRGVRVNAIAPGYMRTELVDEVLAENPEMEETWLENTPMDRLGRPEELKELVVYLASDASSYMTGSTVVMDGGYTSR, encoded by the coding sequence ATGAGTGTACTGGACAGTTTCTCCCTCGACGGAGAGACGGCTATCGTCACCGGTGCGGCGCAAGGTCTCGGCAAGCAGATGGCGACCGGTCTCACGGAGATGGGGGCCGACGTGGCTATCGCGGACGTGAACATCGACAAGGCCGAACAGACGGCGTCGGAACTCGACGGCGAGACGGAGGTCATCGCGACGGAAGTGGACGTGACCGACGAGGCCTCGGTCGAGGCGATGGTCGCGGACGTGACCGACCGCCTGGGACCGATTGACGTGCTGGTCAACAACGCCGGCATCGTCGAGAACTCCCCCGCGGAGGAGACGGACATCGAGTCCTGGCGGCGTGTCGTGTCGGTCAACCTCGACGGCGTCTTCCTCTGTGCCAAGCACGTCGGCCAGCGGATGCTCGAACGCGGCGAGGGACGCATCGTCAACATCTCCTCGATGTCGGGCTTCGACGTGAACGTCCCGCAGAAACAGGCCAGCTACAACACGACGAAGGCCGGCGTCCGGATGCTGACCCAGTCGCTTGCCGTCGAGTGGGGCGGCCGGGGCGTCCGCGTCAACGCCATCGCGCCCGGCTACATGCGCACCGAACTCGTCGACGAGGTGCTCGCGGAGAACCCGGAGATGGAGGAGACGTGGCTGGAGAACACACCGATGGACAGGCTCGGTCGGCCAGAGGAACTGAAAGAACTCGTCGTCTACCTCGCGTCGGACGCGTCCTCGTACATGACGGGGTCAACCGTCGTGATGGACGGCGGCTACACCTCGCGGTGA
- a CDS encoding Lrp/AsnC family transcriptional regulator, producing the protein MADQDIDDVDRAILYALQEDARNMSSGDIAERTDTSDSTVRKRINRLESSGIIKGYSADVDYQEAGYPLRMLLYCTASIPERGELIPEILEIDGVVSVQELVTGEQNLLVTAVGESDSDITPVAQALLDMDLTVADEVLVRSHETTPFGKFDSRNGD; encoded by the coding sequence ATGGCCGACCAGGATATCGACGACGTAGACAGGGCGATTCTGTACGCGTTACAGGAGGACGCTCGAAACATGTCCTCCGGGGACATCGCGGAGCGGACCGACACGTCGGACAGCACCGTTCGCAAGCGCATCAACCGCCTCGAATCCAGCGGGATAATCAAAGGCTACAGCGCGGACGTCGACTACCAGGAGGCGGGCTACCCGCTCCGGATGCTCCTGTACTGCACCGCGTCGATTCCCGAACGGGGCGAGCTGATCCCCGAGATTCTGGAGATAGACGGCGTCGTATCGGTACAGGAACTGGTCACCGGCGAACAGAACCTCCTGGTGACGGCCGTCGGCGAGTCCGATAGCGACATCACGCCGGTCGCGCAGGCGCTCCTGGACATGGACCTGACGGTGGCCGACGAGGTGCTCGTCCGGAGCCACGAGACGACGCCCTTCGGCAAGTTCGATTCCAGGAACGGCGACTGA
- a CDS encoding proton-conducting transporter transmembrane domain-containing protein — MSGRNSTTTVGSLPDTAADSPLVPVALTWLVWSMLAASIAVLAVRVRTGFTWEVPGVVAVDGLTVLMWVVVTFFSGIVHSYSRRYMAGSRVKTPFFATVFGFTVVVMGLVAADHLALFAALWLAMGLLMAKLIGIVGGWDQAQAAASVARRYFLASSGLLGLALAALWWATGATTVSGVAAAADTLGGPVWLAAAGALVLAAMIQSALIPFHGWLLSSMTAPTPASALMHAGFVNAGGILLTRFAPVVTVDPALMLAIVAVGGASAIGGKLLKSVQTDVKGQLGCSTVGQMGFMIMQAGLGFFGAAITHLILHGFYKAYQFLSSGSEVEHTSPGDGTPHTVGPVASVAGAAVTLLTGLAGGALFAVLTGKGTTADSGLLLTLFVVFTTLHAARSAVQHTSLSATARYGAVPLVFFPAIGIYAVVYSAVSALVPVSAVTTDLTLLHGLVAVAFVAIYTGIETGVHERSQRLYVALLNAGQPAADTVLTATEDYNEY; from the coding sequence ATGTCAGGACGCAACTCTACGACGACGGTCGGATCACTCCCGGACACGGCGGCAGACTCGCCGCTCGTGCCCGTCGCACTCACGTGGCTCGTGTGGTCGATGCTGGCTGCGAGCATCGCCGTACTCGCCGTCCGAGTCCGAACCGGGTTCACATGGGAGGTTCCCGGCGTGGTCGCCGTCGACGGGCTGACCGTGCTGATGTGGGTGGTCGTCACGTTCTTCAGCGGCATCGTCCACAGCTACTCGCGCCGCTACATGGCGGGCAGTCGCGTCAAAACGCCCTTTTTCGCCACCGTGTTCGGCTTCACGGTGGTCGTGATGGGGCTCGTCGCGGCTGACCACCTCGCCCTGTTCGCGGCGCTGTGGCTGGCGATGGGACTGCTGATGGCGAAACTCATCGGTATCGTCGGGGGCTGGGACCAGGCGCAGGCGGCCGCGTCGGTCGCCCGCAGGTACTTCCTCGCCAGCAGCGGGCTCCTCGGTCTCGCACTGGCGGCGCTGTGGTGGGCGACCGGGGCGACGACGGTCTCCGGGGTCGCCGCGGCGGCCGACACGCTCGGCGGCCCGGTGTGGCTGGCCGCCGCCGGCGCACTCGTGCTCGCGGCGATGATTCAGTCCGCCCTGATTCCGTTCCACGGCTGGCTGCTCTCTTCGATGACCGCCCCGACGCCCGCGTCGGCGCTGATGCACGCCGGGTTCGTCAACGCGGGCGGCATCCTGCTGACCCGCTTCGCGCCGGTCGTCACCGTCGACCCCGCGCTCATGCTGGCAATCGTCGCCGTCGGCGGTGCCAGCGCCATCGGCGGAAAACTCCTGAAGTCCGTCCAGACGGACGTCAAGGGCCAACTCGGCTGTTCGACGGTCGGCCAGATGGGATTCATGATAATGCAGGCCGGCCTCGGCTTCTTCGGAGCCGCCATCACCCACCTCATCCTGCACGGCTTCTACAAGGCCTACCAGTTCCTCAGTTCGGGAAGCGAAGTCGAACACACGAGCCCGGGCGACGGGACGCCGCACACGGTGGGACCGGTGGCGAGCGTCGCCGGGGCCGCCGTGACGCTGCTGACCGGTCTCGCCGGCGGCGCGCTGTTCGCAGTACTGACCGGAAAGGGGACGACGGCCGACAGCGGCCTGCTGTTGACCCTGTTCGTGGTGTTCACGACGCTCCACGCGGCCCGCAGCGCCGTCCAGCACACCTCGCTCTCCGCGACGGCCCGCTACGGAGCCGTCCCGCTGGTCTTCTTCCCCGCCATCGGAATCTACGCCGTGGTCTACTCGGCCGTCTCGGCGCTCGTGCCGGTGAGCGCGGTGACGACCGACCTGACCCTGCTCCACGGCCTCGTCGCCGTGGCGTTCGTCGCCATCTACACCGGCATCGAGACGGGGGTTCACGAGCGCAGCCAGCGCCTCTACGTGGCGCTGTTGAACGCCGGCCAGCCGGCGGCCGACACCGTGCTTACCGCGACGGAGGATTACAATGAGTACTGA
- a CDS encoding NAD(P)-dependent alcohol dehydrogenase — MRTAVLVEPTEFELEDRPRPSPGPDDVLVAVRDVGICGSDVHYYEHGRIGDYVVEEPLVLGHESAGEVVEVGENVTDLEPGDRVALEPGVPCRRCPHCKRGDYHLCEDVRFMATPPHDGAFTEYVSWPADFAYELPESVSTAEGALCEPLSVGIHACRRGDVGTGDTVLITGAGPIGLMAMEAAQAAGATDVILTDVVAEKLAFADERGADLTVDVTETDLEAAVAEHTGGTGADVVVEASGAEPSIQSTLDVVRRGGTVVLVGLASEAEVPLDVLELIDNEIDVHGSFRYKNTYGAAVDLLADGEVDVEGIIDFESGLEDIDDAFRRAMEPTVVKGMISLDA, encoded by the coding sequence ATGCGAACAGCTGTCTTGGTAGAGCCGACCGAGTTCGAACTGGAGGACCGCCCCAGACCGTCGCCCGGCCCCGACGACGTGCTCGTCGCCGTGCGGGACGTGGGCATCTGTGGCTCCGACGTGCACTACTACGAACACGGTCGCATCGGCGACTACGTCGTCGAGGAGCCGCTCGTCCTCGGACACGAGAGCGCCGGCGAAGTCGTCGAGGTCGGCGAGAACGTCACCGACCTCGAACCGGGCGACCGGGTCGCACTCGAACCCGGCGTCCCCTGCCGGCGCTGTCCCCACTGTAAGCGCGGCGACTACCATCTCTGCGAGGACGTGCGGTTCATGGCGACGCCGCCACACGACGGGGCATTCACCGAGTACGTCTCCTGGCCCGCAGACTTCGCCTACGAGCTTCCCGAGTCCGTCTCAACCGCCGAAGGGGCGCTGTGTGAGCCGCTCTCCGTCGGGATTCACGCCTGTCGCCGCGGAGACGTCGGAACCGGCGATACGGTGCTGATAACCGGTGCCGGTCCAATCGGGCTGATGGCGATGGAGGCCGCGCAGGCCGCCGGCGCGACGGACGTCATCCTGACCGACGTGGTGGCCGAAAAGCTCGCGTTCGCCGACGAACGCGGTGCGGACCTGACCGTCGACGTGACCGAGACGGACCTCGAAGCCGCGGTCGCCGAGCACACGGGCGGAACCGGTGCCGACGTCGTCGTCGAGGCCTCCGGTGCGGAGCCGTCGATACAGTCGACGCTCGACGTGGTCCGTCGAGGCGGAACGGTCGTACTCGTCGGCCTCGCCAGCGAGGCGGAGGTCCCTCTCGACGTGCTGGAACTCATCGACAACGAAATCGACGTACACGGCTCGTTCCGGTACAAGAACACCTACGGCGCGGCCGTGGACCTGCTTGCGGACGGCGAGGTCGACGTCGAGGGCATCATCGACTTCGAGTCCGGACTCGAAGACATCGACGACGCGTTCCGCCGGGCGATGGAACCGACCGTGGTCAAGGGCATGATATCGCTGGATGCGTGA
- a CDS encoding DUF2309 domain-containing protein — translation MSTDATIRDSIDTAATTVGSLWPIHSFVTANPLAGFEDRPFDEAVADAADLLGGRGYPSAETFRTALQRDQIDPGILETELADLGYDEDPEVLLEHMANASDATGDAADGPTDRVDQVLAKWLSAFLDEGSAHWSMPNRKAGFYTAFRGVAEHDSEIPATAVDALAQTPTGTIEAVLAPYPEHQWETIFEEQLAALPGWTGLIKQRDDDEGAWQSTYPISLAGYLAARLALLDAVDADISPSDNSVEPDPTAELAGAFLRAWEATYRGALVETVAAESQSLADSDTGGRPDAQLVFCIDTRSEVIRRHIEATGDYETHGYAGFFGIPIEYQGYDDEVSVDACPPILDPQHRITDVPTDDDTQASHDRWSGLREAADEVIETLEANAATAYGYVETAGSGYSLALAARTLVPGRVHDLFDTVEESVPDDHEFCDPLVHYQHSYAGDLPVGLTTEEKVEYAATAFDMMGWEEFSRLVVFTGHASETANNPYDASLDCGACAGNPGGPNARVLAEICNDEAVRAALRDQGFDIPEDTVFLAGEHNTTTAEVELYDSDVPESHADDLAQLRGDLAAAREDAAAERAESMGADGSSGVSETERRAADWAETRPEWGLAGNAGFVVGPRELTSDVDLDGRAFLHSYDWSTDPDGEALESILTGPMVVTQWINTQYYFSTVDNAVYGSGSKVTHNPVGNVGVYQGNGGDLMAGLPLQSLMAADDDPYHQPLRLSTVIHAPVDRVTDVLADHGELAELLDNDWLSLTVVDPTQDHRAFQYERDLEWTPVSERAVADAMEPTASAVADD, via the coding sequence ATGAGTACTGACGCCACCATCCGCGACAGCATCGACACCGCAGCGACGACCGTCGGCTCGCTCTGGCCGATTCACTCGTTCGTGACGGCGAACCCCCTGGCTGGGTTCGAGGACCGGCCGTTCGACGAGGCGGTAGCGGACGCCGCCGACCTGCTGGGTGGCCGTGGCTACCCCAGCGCCGAGACGTTCCGCACGGCGCTCCAGCGTGACCAGATTGACCCGGGGATACTCGAAACGGAACTCGCCGACCTCGGCTACGACGAGGACCCCGAGGTACTGCTCGAGCACATGGCCAACGCGAGCGACGCCACGGGTGACGCCGCCGACGGTCCGACGGACCGCGTCGACCAGGTGCTGGCGAAGTGGCTGTCGGCGTTCCTCGACGAGGGGAGCGCACACTGGTCGATGCCGAACCGCAAAGCGGGGTTCTACACGGCCTTCCGCGGGGTGGCTGAACACGACAGCGAAATCCCGGCGACGGCCGTCGACGCCCTGGCGCAGACGCCGACCGGCACTATCGAAGCCGTGCTCGCGCCGTACCCGGAGCACCAGTGGGAGACCATCTTCGAGGAGCAACTGGCCGCCCTGCCTGGCTGGACGGGGCTCATTAAACAGCGCGACGACGACGAGGGCGCGTGGCAGTCGACCTATCCGATTTCGCTGGCGGGGTACCTCGCGGCGCGGCTGGCGCTGCTCGACGCCGTCGACGCCGACATCTCCCCCTCGGACAACAGCGTCGAGCCGGACCCGACCGCCGAACTCGCCGGAGCGTTCCTGCGTGCGTGGGAGGCGACCTACCGCGGGGCCCTGGTCGAAACCGTCGCCGCCGAGAGCCAGTCGCTGGCCGACAGCGACACCGGCGGCCGCCCGGACGCACAGTTGGTGTTCTGTATCGACACCCGCTCGGAGGTCATCCGCCGCCACATCGAGGCGACGGGCGACTACGAGACCCACGGATACGCCGGCTTCTTCGGCATCCCGATAGAGTACCAGGGCTACGACGACGAGGTGTCGGTCGACGCCTGCCCGCCGATTCTGGACCCGCAGCACCGCATCACCGACGTGCCGACCGACGACGACACGCAGGCGAGCCACGACCGCTGGTCGGGCCTCCGCGAGGCCGCCGACGAAGTCATCGAGACGCTCGAAGCCAACGCCGCCACGGCCTACGGCTACGTCGAGACTGCCGGGAGCGGGTACAGCCTCGCGCTCGCGGCCCGCACGCTCGTCCCCGGGCGCGTCCACGACCTGTTCGACACGGTCGAGGAGTCGGTGCCGGACGACCACGAGTTCTGTGACCCACTCGTCCACTACCAGCACAGCTACGCCGGCGACCTGCCGGTGGGGCTGACGACAGAGGAGAAAGTCGAGTACGCCGCCACCGCGTTCGACATGATGGGCTGGGAGGAGTTCAGCCGCCTCGTCGTCTTCACCGGACACGCGAGCGAGACGGCCAACAACCCCTACGACGCGAGCCTGGACTGTGGGGCCTGTGCGGGCAACCCCGGCGGCCCGAACGCCCGCGTGCTGGCCGAAATCTGCAACGACGAGGCAGTCAGGGCCGCGCTCCGCGACCAGGGCTTCGACATCCCCGAGGACACGGTCTTCCTCGCCGGCGAACACAACACGACGACTGCCGAGGTGGAACTGTACGACAGCGACGTGCCCGAGAGCCACGCCGACGACCTCGCCCAGTTGCGCGGCGACCTCGCCGCCGCCCGCGAGGACGCGGCCGCCGAGCGCGCCGAATCGATGGGTGCCGACGGTTCGTCGGGCGTCAGCGAGACGGAGCGCCGCGCCGCCGACTGGGCCGAGACCCGCCCCGAGTGGGGGCTGGCCGGCAACGCTGGCTTCGTCGTCGGCCCGCGCGAGCTGACGAGCGACGTGGACCTCGACGGCCGCGCGTTCCTCCACTCATACGACTGGTCGACTGACCCTGACGGCGAGGCCCTGGAGTCGATACTCACCGGGCCGATGGTCGTCACGCAGTGGATAAACACCCAGTACTACTTCTCGACGGTCGACAACGCCGTCTACGGCAGCGGGTCCAAGGTGACCCACAACCCCGTCGGCAACGTCGGCGTCTACCAGGGCAACGGCGGCGACCTGATGGCCGGCCTGCCGCTCCAGTCGCTGATGGCCGCCGACGACGACCCGTACCACCAGCCGCTCCGCCTCTCGACGGTCATCCACGCCCCGGTCGACCGCGTCACCGACGTGCTCGCCGACCACGGTGAGCTTGCGGAACTGCTCGACAACGACTGGCTCTCGCTGACCGTCGTCGACCCCACGCAGGACCACCGCGCGTTCCAGTACGAGCGCGACCTGGAGTGGACGCCCGTGTCCGAGCGCGCCGTGGCCGACGCGATGGAACCGACCGCCTCCGCGGTCGCCGACGACTGA